In Bombus affinis isolate iyBomAffi1 chromosome 11, iyBomAffi1.2, whole genome shotgun sequence, one genomic interval encodes:
- the LOC126922131 gene encoding tight junction protein ZO-1 isoform X5, giving the protein MSLKEAKKLMDQCKDRLSIVVTRDNSCCHVQQQAKSETGEYLSGTTSYSSQNLYVPPPTRQPIEDKSNLVPRGRARGPLMDVSLSQLDLPATPTVDPPRPPPPRPEDYYSTRRQLYDEDLSRNKLPMPDPRFITFQKEGSVGVRLSGGNETGVFVTAVQAGSPASLQGLQPGDKILKINDMDMKGVTREEAVLFLLSLQEQIDLIVQHRRQEYDQVVASGKGDSFHIKTHFHYEQPQKGEMSFRSGDVFHVVDTLHNGVVGSWQVFRIGRNNQEVQKGIIPNKARAEELATAQFNATKKEMSASESRGSFFRRRRSSHRRSKSLGRDHWDDVVFSDSVSKFPAYERVILRHPGFVRPVVLFGPVADLAREKLLKDFPDKFTSPQMENQLDDNIGKNTKSSGIIRLSAIREVMDRGKHALLDITPNAVDRLNYAQFYPIVIFLKAETKQIIKEMRAGIPKSAHKSSKKLLEQCQKLDKIWGHIFSAVITLTTPEAWYRKLRELIDRQQQGLLWMSQTKPEEALSDDFLFPMTSRLSYASSPESDLELSPAPALPGALGAPSRLKSSSDPSIATQDDIAAPPPYSTTYQQSFEQPKRRSQGGMGDGKYGFSLSGQVSNQSGSPEYLGGSFEPRSSSHHSPPDLPPRVDRNAKPSSQQQRNTIGRSAQERLLNKADSVLDVANYINATPHKANATSSLERAQPKAGSYDSMSSYDSYNNTNGNTSYGVPGLSTSTGRLGPNVPDDLKSSGGPARPHDPYRFTRSTAQPIPNHDSQPRTDYAKYSRTTDYKSITLPQNKPGGSYKPIPPPKPKNYRPPQTSLTQTENNGNEVNNTHQHSKSYSIATSHVEGINNVQRNSGQYYYNIPPPNRHDSNLGNSHHNLSHLSTPAHNHSLSHTHAHCSPPMSTHSHSNSASQLSLGLSHNRNSVNHNGYVVNNGHNAPGQSFPTSPGHNREPSGLDLAGSREQRGSAFELYRKPVHHYNAS; this is encoded by the exons ATGAGCTTAAAGGAAGCTAAGAAATTGATGGATCAATGCAAAGATAGATTGTCGATCGTGGTAACCCGAGACAACTCCTGCTGTCACGTTCAACAACAGGCAAAGAGCGAAACCGGTGAATATCTTTCTGGGACGACGAGTTACAGTAGCCAGAACTTGTACGTTCCACCTCCAACGAGGCAACCGATAGAGGACAAGAGCAATCTTGTTCCTAGAGGTCGTGCAAGAGGGCCATTGATGGATGTATCTCTCAGTCAATTGGATCTTCCCGCAACACCTACGGTAGATCCTCCCAGGCCACCGCCTCCTAGACCAGAAG ATTATTATAGCACAAGGAGACAATTGTACGATGAAGATTTATCTAGGAATAAGCTTCCGAT GCCCGATCCTCGATTTATTACTTTCCAAAAAGAGGGATCGGTGGGCGTTAGATTAAGCGGTGGAAACGAAACTGGCGTTTTCGTGACAGCCGTTCAAGCTGGAAGCCCGGCATCTCTTCAGGGTTTACAACCTGGagataaaattttaaaa ATAAACGATATGGACATGAAAGGAGTAACAAGAGAGGAGGCTGTCCTTTTCTTACTTAGCCTCCAAGAACAAATTGACTTGATCGTTCAACACCGACGACAGGAATACGATCAAGTAGTGGCATCTGGAAAGGGCGATTCTTTTCACATAAA AACTCATTTCCATTACGAACAACCGCAAAAAGGTGAAATGAGCTTTCGTAGCGGAGATGTGTTTCACGTTGTAGACACGCTGCACAACGGCGTTGTCGGTTCGTGGCAGGTGTTTCGTATTGGTAGGAATAATCAGGAAGTACAAAAAGGAATAATTCCAAATAAAGCACGAGCCGAAGAACTAGCAACGGCGCAATTCAATGCAACCAAGAAGGAAATGAGTGCCAGTGAAAGCAGAGGTAGTTTCTTTAGGAGAAGACGAAGCAGTCATAGACGTTCTAAATCTCTTGGCAGA GATCATTGGGACGATGTAGTATTTTCAGACAGTGTTAGCAAATTCCCAGCGTACGAAAGAGTAATCTTAAGGCACCCAGGATTTGTGAGACCTGTGGTATTATTCGGTCCTGTCGCAGACCTAGCTAGAGAAAAGTTGTTGAAAGATTTTCCTGATAAATTCACGTCTCCGC AAATGGAAAATCAGTTGGATGATAACATTGGAAAGAATACAAAGTCGTCGGGTATCATTCGACTTAGTGCTATCAGAGAAGTAATGGATCGAGGAAAGCATGCTTTATTGGACATCACTCCAAACGCAGTGGATCGATTGAATTACGCGCAATTCTATCCTATAGTCATTTTTCTGAAAGCTGAAACGAAACAAATTATCAAGGAGATGCGTGCCGGAATTCCTAA ATCGGCGCATAAAAGTAGTAAAAAGCTTCTGGAGCAATGTCAAAAATTAGATAAAATTTGGGGCCATATATTCAGCGCGGTGATTACATTAACCACACCGGAAGCTTGGTATCGAAAATTACGAGAACTGATCGACCGACAACAACAAGGACTACTTTGGATGAGTCAAACTAAG CCGGAAGAAGCACTCTCGGATGACTTCCTATTCCCGATGACTTCTCGCCTCTCCTATGCTTCCTCTCCGGAGAGTGACTTGGAACTTAGTCCGGCACCAGCTTTGCCGGGTGCTTTGGGCGCACCGTCTAGATTGAAAAGCAGCTCTGATCCGAGCATCGCTACACAAGACGACATTGCTGCACCTCCTCCATATTCGACCACTTACCAG CAATCCTTCGAACAACCAAAAAGAAGATCACAAGGGGGAATGGGAGATGGAAAATATGGATTTTCATTATCAGGGCAAGTTAGCAATCAATCAGGATCACCGGAATATTTAGGTGGTTCGTTCGAGCCACGATCTTCTTCTCATCATAGTCCTCCTGATTTACCTCCAAGAGTGGATCGTAATGCAAAGCCGAGTAGTCAACAGCAAAGAAACACTATCGGGAGGTCTGCGCAAGAACGGTTGCTAAATAAGGCAGACTCGGTATTGGACGTTGCAAATTATATAAATGCAACGCCTCATAAAGCTAATGCCACATCATCGCTTGAAAGAGCCCAACCAAAAGCG GGAAGCTACGATAGCATGTCTTCTTATGATTCCTATAATAATACAAATGGAAATACCAGTTATGGGGTACCGGGTTTAAGTACATCAACCGGTCGATTGGGTCCTAATGTTCCAGACGACTTAAAAAGCAGCGGTGGACCGGCAAGACCACACGATCCTTACAGATTCACTAGATCAACCGCGCAACCAATTCCAAATCATGATTCCCAACCACGAACCGATTATGCCAAATACAG CCGCACGACTGATTACAAGTCGATAACGTTACCGCAAAATAAACCTGGAGGATCCTACAAGCCAATACCCCCGCCGAAACCAAAAAACTATAGGCCACCACAAACGAGTTTGACtcaaacagaaaacaatggaaatgaagtaaataatactCATCAACATTCGAAGAGTTATTCCATTGCTACTTCTCAT GTAGAAGGTATCAATAATGTCCAACGAAATAGTGGACAGTATTATTACAACATACCACCACCAAATCGACATGATTCGAATCTCGGAAATTCGCACCACAATTTAAGTCACTTATCTACGCCTGCGCACAATCACAGTTTGAGTCATACGCATGCGCATTGTAGCCCGCCAATGTCGACTCATAGTCATAGTAATAGTGCCAGTCAGTTAAGCCTCGGTCTTTCGCATAATAGAAACAGTGTTAATCACAACGGGTACGTCGTCAACAATGGACACAATGCACCTGGACAAAGTTTCCCAACGAGTCCAGGACATAATCGAGAACCGAGTGGACTAGATCTCGCTGGAAGCAGGGAACAGAGAGGAAGCGCTTTTGAACTTTATCGCAAACCTGTACACCATTACAACGCGAG TTAA
- the LOC126922131 gene encoding tight junction protein ZO-1 isoform X1 — protein MDRKECACSQDGCSEVLNGKTSNFQDEVSQGTRMDRNDSNVGVGNSANPPNSSSTTHGILHNTSVGTDAQNGDRGWEVHHVTVTRVPGYGFGIAVSGGRDNPHFTNGDPAIAISDVLKAGPAEGKLQVNDRIISANGISLEGADYGAAIRVLRDSGSTVLLVVKRRASSNTSGSIGNSTLQSHRLTLTRNNKKDDFGIVLGCRLYVKEVTRDNTGVKPGDVLTRIGSVATDNMSLKEAKKLMDQCKDRLSIVVTRDNSCCHVQQQAKSETGEYLSGTTSYSSQNLYVPPPTRQPIEDKSNLVPRGRARGPLMDVSLSQLDLPATPTVDPPRPPPPRPEDYYSTRRQLYDEDLSRNKLPMPDPRFITFQKEGSVGVRLSGGNETGVFVTAVQAGSPASLQGLQPGDKILKINDMDMKGVTREEAVLFLLSLQEQIDLIVQHRRQEYDQVVASGKGDSFHIKTHFHYEQPQKGEMSFRSGDVFHVVDTLHNGVVGSWQVFRIGRNNQEVQKGIIPNKARAEELATAQFNATKKEMSASESRGSFFRRRRSSHRRSKSLGRDHWDDVVFSDSVSKFPAYERVILRHPGFVRPVVLFGPVADLAREKLLKDFPDKFTSPQMENQLDDNIGKNTKSSGIIRLSAIREVMDRGKHALLDITPNAVDRLNYAQFYPIVIFLKAETKQIIKEMRAGIPKSAHKSSKKLLEQCQKLDKIWGHIFSAVITLTTPEAWYRKLRELIDRQQQGLLWMSQTKPEEALSDDFLFPMTSRLSYASSPESDLELSPAPALPGALGAPSRLKSSSDPSIATQDDIAAPPPYSTTYQQSFEQPKRRSQGGMGDGKYGFSLSGQVSNQSGSPEYLGGSFEPRSSSHHSPPDLPPRVDRNAKPSSQQQRNTIGRSAQERLLNKADSVLDVANYINATPHKANATSSLERAQPKAGSYDSMSSYDSYNNTNGNTSYGVPGLSTSTGRLGPNVPDDLKSSGGPARPHDPYRFTRSTAQPIPNHDSQPRTDYAKYSRTTDYKSITLPQNKPGGSYKPIPPPKPKNYRPPQTSLTQTENNGNEVNNTHQHSKSYSIATSHVEGINNVQRNSGQYYYNIPPPNRHDSNLGNSHHNLSHLSTPAHNHSLSHTHAHCSPPMSTHSHSNSASQLSLGLSHNRNSVNHNGYVVNNGHNAPGQSFPTSPGHNREPSGLDLAGSREQRGSAFELYRKPVHHYNAS, from the exons ATGGATAGGAAAGAATGCGCGTGTAGTCAAGATGGTTGTTCGGAGGTGTTAAACGGAAAGACATCGAATTTTCAAGACGAAGTTTCTCAGGGCACGAGAATGGATAGAAACGATAGCAACGTGGGTGTCGGAAATTCGGCTAACCCCCCAAATTCGTCTTCCACGACACACGGTATTCTTCACAATACTTCCGTTGGAACCGATGCACAG AACGGCGACAGGGGATGGGAGGTTCATCATGTTACCGTTACCAGAGTTCCGGGTTACGGATTCGGTATTGCTGTTTCTGGTGGTCGGGATAATCCCCATTTCACTAATGGCGATCCTGCTATCGCGATTTCTGATGTCTTGAAAGCTGGACCGGCCGAAGGAAAATTGCA AGTAAATGATCGCATAATATCCGCCAATGGAATATCGTTAGAGGGCGCCGATTATGGAGCAGCAATTCGTGTTCTCAGGGATTCCGGATCGACGGTTCTTTTAGTTGTTAAGCGTAGAGCTTCGTCGAATACTTCTGGAAGTATAGGAAATTCCACTCTTCAGAGTCATCGGTTGACTTTAacgagaaataataaaaaagatg ATTTCGGAATTGTTCTTGGGTGTCGTCTTTACGTGAAAGAAGTAACTCGAGATAACACTGGGGTAAAACCGGGAGACGTTTTAACACGAATCGGCAGCGTGGCTACGGATAACATGAGCTTAAAGGAAGCTAAGAAATTGATGGATCAATGCAAAGATAGATTGTCGATCGTGGTAACCCGAGACAACTCCTGCTGTCACGTTCAACAACAGGCAAAGAGCGAAACCGGTGAATATCTTTCTGGGACGACGAGTTACAGTAGCCAGAACTTGTACGTTCCACCTCCAACGAGGCAACCGATAGAGGACAAGAGCAATCTTGTTCCTAGAGGTCGTGCAAGAGGGCCATTGATGGATGTATCTCTCAGTCAATTGGATCTTCCCGCAACACCTACGGTAGATCCTCCCAGGCCACCGCCTCCTAGACCAGAAG ATTATTATAGCACAAGGAGACAATTGTACGATGAAGATTTATCTAGGAATAAGCTTCCGAT GCCCGATCCTCGATTTATTACTTTCCAAAAAGAGGGATCGGTGGGCGTTAGATTAAGCGGTGGAAACGAAACTGGCGTTTTCGTGACAGCCGTTCAAGCTGGAAGCCCGGCATCTCTTCAGGGTTTACAACCTGGagataaaattttaaaa ATAAACGATATGGACATGAAAGGAGTAACAAGAGAGGAGGCTGTCCTTTTCTTACTTAGCCTCCAAGAACAAATTGACTTGATCGTTCAACACCGACGACAGGAATACGATCAAGTAGTGGCATCTGGAAAGGGCGATTCTTTTCACATAAA AACTCATTTCCATTACGAACAACCGCAAAAAGGTGAAATGAGCTTTCGTAGCGGAGATGTGTTTCACGTTGTAGACACGCTGCACAACGGCGTTGTCGGTTCGTGGCAGGTGTTTCGTATTGGTAGGAATAATCAGGAAGTACAAAAAGGAATAATTCCAAATAAAGCACGAGCCGAAGAACTAGCAACGGCGCAATTCAATGCAACCAAGAAGGAAATGAGTGCCAGTGAAAGCAGAGGTAGTTTCTTTAGGAGAAGACGAAGCAGTCATAGACGTTCTAAATCTCTTGGCAGA GATCATTGGGACGATGTAGTATTTTCAGACAGTGTTAGCAAATTCCCAGCGTACGAAAGAGTAATCTTAAGGCACCCAGGATTTGTGAGACCTGTGGTATTATTCGGTCCTGTCGCAGACCTAGCTAGAGAAAAGTTGTTGAAAGATTTTCCTGATAAATTCACGTCTCCGC AAATGGAAAATCAGTTGGATGATAACATTGGAAAGAATACAAAGTCGTCGGGTATCATTCGACTTAGTGCTATCAGAGAAGTAATGGATCGAGGAAAGCATGCTTTATTGGACATCACTCCAAACGCAGTGGATCGATTGAATTACGCGCAATTCTATCCTATAGTCATTTTTCTGAAAGCTGAAACGAAACAAATTATCAAGGAGATGCGTGCCGGAATTCCTAA ATCGGCGCATAAAAGTAGTAAAAAGCTTCTGGAGCAATGTCAAAAATTAGATAAAATTTGGGGCCATATATTCAGCGCGGTGATTACATTAACCACACCGGAAGCTTGGTATCGAAAATTACGAGAACTGATCGACCGACAACAACAAGGACTACTTTGGATGAGTCAAACTAAG CCGGAAGAAGCACTCTCGGATGACTTCCTATTCCCGATGACTTCTCGCCTCTCCTATGCTTCCTCTCCGGAGAGTGACTTGGAACTTAGTCCGGCACCAGCTTTGCCGGGTGCTTTGGGCGCACCGTCTAGATTGAAAAGCAGCTCTGATCCGAGCATCGCTACACAAGACGACATTGCTGCACCTCCTCCATATTCGACCACTTACCAG CAATCCTTCGAACAACCAAAAAGAAGATCACAAGGGGGAATGGGAGATGGAAAATATGGATTTTCATTATCAGGGCAAGTTAGCAATCAATCAGGATCACCGGAATATTTAGGTGGTTCGTTCGAGCCACGATCTTCTTCTCATCATAGTCCTCCTGATTTACCTCCAAGAGTGGATCGTAATGCAAAGCCGAGTAGTCAACAGCAAAGAAACACTATCGGGAGGTCTGCGCAAGAACGGTTGCTAAATAAGGCAGACTCGGTATTGGACGTTGCAAATTATATAAATGCAACGCCTCATAAAGCTAATGCCACATCATCGCTTGAAAGAGCCCAACCAAAAGCG GGAAGCTACGATAGCATGTCTTCTTATGATTCCTATAATAATACAAATGGAAATACCAGTTATGGGGTACCGGGTTTAAGTACATCAACCGGTCGATTGGGTCCTAATGTTCCAGACGACTTAAAAAGCAGCGGTGGACCGGCAAGACCACACGATCCTTACAGATTCACTAGATCAACCGCGCAACCAATTCCAAATCATGATTCCCAACCACGAACCGATTATGCCAAATACAG CCGCACGACTGATTACAAGTCGATAACGTTACCGCAAAATAAACCTGGAGGATCCTACAAGCCAATACCCCCGCCGAAACCAAAAAACTATAGGCCACCACAAACGAGTTTGACtcaaacagaaaacaatggaaatgaagtaaataatactCATCAACATTCGAAGAGTTATTCCATTGCTACTTCTCAT GTAGAAGGTATCAATAATGTCCAACGAAATAGTGGACAGTATTATTACAACATACCACCACCAAATCGACATGATTCGAATCTCGGAAATTCGCACCACAATTTAAGTCACTTATCTACGCCTGCGCACAATCACAGTTTGAGTCATACGCATGCGCATTGTAGCCCGCCAATGTCGACTCATAGTCATAGTAATAGTGCCAGTCAGTTAAGCCTCGGTCTTTCGCATAATAGAAACAGTGTTAATCACAACGGGTACGTCGTCAACAATGGACACAATGCACCTGGACAAAGTTTCCCAACGAGTCCAGGACATAATCGAGAACCGAGTGGACTAGATCTCGCTGGAAGCAGGGAACAGAGAGGAAGCGCTTTTGAACTTTATCGCAAACCTGTACACCATTACAACGCGAG TTAA
- the LOC126922131 gene encoding tight junction protein ZO-1 isoform X2 translates to MRIFGKLFHHGKKKKKRHDLKKSTQRRRNYVPRDNFLLAGNQHGRDRRRRKNGDRGWEVHHVTVTRVPGYGFGIAVSGGRDNPHFTNGDPAIAISDVLKAGPAEGKLQVNDRIISANGISLEGADYGAAIRVLRDSGSTVLLVVKRRASSNTSGSIGNSTLQSHRLTLTRNNKKDDFGIVLGCRLYVKEVTRDNTGVKPGDVLTRIGSVATDNMSLKEAKKLMDQCKDRLSIVVTRDNSCCHVQQQAKSETGEYLSGTTSYSSQNLYVPPPTRQPIEDKSNLVPRGRARGPLMDVSLSQLDLPATPTVDPPRPPPPRPEDYYSTRRQLYDEDLSRNKLPMPDPRFITFQKEGSVGVRLSGGNETGVFVTAVQAGSPASLQGLQPGDKILKINDMDMKGVTREEAVLFLLSLQEQIDLIVQHRRQEYDQVVASGKGDSFHIKTHFHYEQPQKGEMSFRSGDVFHVVDTLHNGVVGSWQVFRIGRNNQEVQKGIIPNKARAEELATAQFNATKKEMSASESRGSFFRRRRSSHRRSKSLGRDHWDDVVFSDSVSKFPAYERVILRHPGFVRPVVLFGPVADLAREKLLKDFPDKFTSPQMENQLDDNIGKNTKSSGIIRLSAIREVMDRGKHALLDITPNAVDRLNYAQFYPIVIFLKAETKQIIKEMRAGIPKSAHKSSKKLLEQCQKLDKIWGHIFSAVITLTTPEAWYRKLRELIDRQQQGLLWMSQTKPEEALSDDFLFPMTSRLSYASSPESDLELSPAPALPGALGAPSRLKSSSDPSIATQDDIAAPPPYSTTYQQSFEQPKRRSQGGMGDGKYGFSLSGQVSNQSGSPEYLGGSFEPRSSSHHSPPDLPPRVDRNAKPSSQQQRNTIGRSAQERLLNKADSVLDVANYINATPHKANATSSLERAQPKAGSYDSMSSYDSYNNTNGNTSYGVPGLSTSTGRLGPNVPDDLKSSGGPARPHDPYRFTRSTAQPIPNHDSQPRTDYAKYSRTTDYKSITLPQNKPGGSYKPIPPPKPKNYRPPQTSLTQTENNGNEVNNTHQHSKSYSIATSHVEGINNVQRNSGQYYYNIPPPNRHDSNLGNSHHNLSHLSTPAHNHSLSHTHAHCSPPMSTHSHSNSASQLSLGLSHNRNSVNHNGYVVNNGHNAPGQSFPTSPGHNREPSGLDLAGSREQRGSAFELYRKPVHHYNAS, encoded by the exons ATGAGGATATTCGGTAAATTGTTTCACCatgggaagaaaaagaagaaacggcatgatttaaaaaaaagtacacaaagaagaagaaactacgTACCTCGAGATAATTTTCTTTTAGCTGGAAATCAACATGGAAGGGACAGAAGAAGACGTAAG AACGGCGACAGGGGATGGGAGGTTCATCATGTTACCGTTACCAGAGTTCCGGGTTACGGATTCGGTATTGCTGTTTCTGGTGGTCGGGATAATCCCCATTTCACTAATGGCGATCCTGCTATCGCGATTTCTGATGTCTTGAAAGCTGGACCGGCCGAAGGAAAATTGCA AGTAAATGATCGCATAATATCCGCCAATGGAATATCGTTAGAGGGCGCCGATTATGGAGCAGCAATTCGTGTTCTCAGGGATTCCGGATCGACGGTTCTTTTAGTTGTTAAGCGTAGAGCTTCGTCGAATACTTCTGGAAGTATAGGAAATTCCACTCTTCAGAGTCATCGGTTGACTTTAacgagaaataataaaaaagatg ATTTCGGAATTGTTCTTGGGTGTCGTCTTTACGTGAAAGAAGTAACTCGAGATAACACTGGGGTAAAACCGGGAGACGTTTTAACACGAATCGGCAGCGTGGCTACGGATAACATGAGCTTAAAGGAAGCTAAGAAATTGATGGATCAATGCAAAGATAGATTGTCGATCGTGGTAACCCGAGACAACTCCTGCTGTCACGTTCAACAACAGGCAAAGAGCGAAACCGGTGAATATCTTTCTGGGACGACGAGTTACAGTAGCCAGAACTTGTACGTTCCACCTCCAACGAGGCAACCGATAGAGGACAAGAGCAATCTTGTTCCTAGAGGTCGTGCAAGAGGGCCATTGATGGATGTATCTCTCAGTCAATTGGATCTTCCCGCAACACCTACGGTAGATCCTCCCAGGCCACCGCCTCCTAGACCAGAAG ATTATTATAGCACAAGGAGACAATTGTACGATGAAGATTTATCTAGGAATAAGCTTCCGAT GCCCGATCCTCGATTTATTACTTTCCAAAAAGAGGGATCGGTGGGCGTTAGATTAAGCGGTGGAAACGAAACTGGCGTTTTCGTGACAGCCGTTCAAGCTGGAAGCCCGGCATCTCTTCAGGGTTTACAACCTGGagataaaattttaaaa ATAAACGATATGGACATGAAAGGAGTAACAAGAGAGGAGGCTGTCCTTTTCTTACTTAGCCTCCAAGAACAAATTGACTTGATCGTTCAACACCGACGACAGGAATACGATCAAGTAGTGGCATCTGGAAAGGGCGATTCTTTTCACATAAA AACTCATTTCCATTACGAACAACCGCAAAAAGGTGAAATGAGCTTTCGTAGCGGAGATGTGTTTCACGTTGTAGACACGCTGCACAACGGCGTTGTCGGTTCGTGGCAGGTGTTTCGTATTGGTAGGAATAATCAGGAAGTACAAAAAGGAATAATTCCAAATAAAGCACGAGCCGAAGAACTAGCAACGGCGCAATTCAATGCAACCAAGAAGGAAATGAGTGCCAGTGAAAGCAGAGGTAGTTTCTTTAGGAGAAGACGAAGCAGTCATAGACGTTCTAAATCTCTTGGCAGA GATCATTGGGACGATGTAGTATTTTCAGACAGTGTTAGCAAATTCCCAGCGTACGAAAGAGTAATCTTAAGGCACCCAGGATTTGTGAGACCTGTGGTATTATTCGGTCCTGTCGCAGACCTAGCTAGAGAAAAGTTGTTGAAAGATTTTCCTGATAAATTCACGTCTCCGC AAATGGAAAATCAGTTGGATGATAACATTGGAAAGAATACAAAGTCGTCGGGTATCATTCGACTTAGTGCTATCAGAGAAGTAATGGATCGAGGAAAGCATGCTTTATTGGACATCACTCCAAACGCAGTGGATCGATTGAATTACGCGCAATTCTATCCTATAGTCATTTTTCTGAAAGCTGAAACGAAACAAATTATCAAGGAGATGCGTGCCGGAATTCCTAA ATCGGCGCATAAAAGTAGTAAAAAGCTTCTGGAGCAATGTCAAAAATTAGATAAAATTTGGGGCCATATATTCAGCGCGGTGATTACATTAACCACACCGGAAGCTTGGTATCGAAAATTACGAGAACTGATCGACCGACAACAACAAGGACTACTTTGGATGAGTCAAACTAAG CCGGAAGAAGCACTCTCGGATGACTTCCTATTCCCGATGACTTCTCGCCTCTCCTATGCTTCCTCTCCGGAGAGTGACTTGGAACTTAGTCCGGCACCAGCTTTGCCGGGTGCTTTGGGCGCACCGTCTAGATTGAAAAGCAGCTCTGATCCGAGCATCGCTACACAAGACGACATTGCTGCACCTCCTCCATATTCGACCACTTACCAG CAATCCTTCGAACAACCAAAAAGAAGATCACAAGGGGGAATGGGAGATGGAAAATATGGATTTTCATTATCAGGGCAAGTTAGCAATCAATCAGGATCACCGGAATATTTAGGTGGTTCGTTCGAGCCACGATCTTCTTCTCATCATAGTCCTCCTGATTTACCTCCAAGAGTGGATCGTAATGCAAAGCCGAGTAGTCAACAGCAAAGAAACACTATCGGGAGGTCTGCGCAAGAACGGTTGCTAAATAAGGCAGACTCGGTATTGGACGTTGCAAATTATATAAATGCAACGCCTCATAAAGCTAATGCCACATCATCGCTTGAAAGAGCCCAACCAAAAGCG GGAAGCTACGATAGCATGTCTTCTTATGATTCCTATAATAATACAAATGGAAATACCAGTTATGGGGTACCGGGTTTAAGTACATCAACCGGTCGATTGGGTCCTAATGTTCCAGACGACTTAAAAAGCAGCGGTGGACCGGCAAGACCACACGATCCTTACAGATTCACTAGATCAACCGCGCAACCAATTCCAAATCATGATTCCCAACCACGAACCGATTATGCCAAATACAG CCGCACGACTGATTACAAGTCGATAACGTTACCGCAAAATAAACCTGGAGGATCCTACAAGCCAATACCCCCGCCGAAACCAAAAAACTATAGGCCACCACAAACGAGTTTGACtcaaacagaaaacaatggaaatgaagtaaataatactCATCAACATTCGAAGAGTTATTCCATTGCTACTTCTCAT GTAGAAGGTATCAATAATGTCCAACGAAATAGTGGACAGTATTATTACAACATACCACCACCAAATCGACATGATTCGAATCTCGGAAATTCGCACCACAATTTAAGTCACTTATCTACGCCTGCGCACAATCACAGTTTGAGTCATACGCATGCGCATTGTAGCCCGCCAATGTCGACTCATAGTCATAGTAATAGTGCCAGTCAGTTAAGCCTCGGTCTTTCGCATAATAGAAACAGTGTTAATCACAACGGGTACGTCGTCAACAATGGACACAATGCACCTGGACAAAGTTTCCCAACGAGTCCAGGACATAATCGAGAACCGAGTGGACTAGATCTCGCTGGAAGCAGGGAACAGAGAGGAAGCGCTTTTGAACTTTATCGCAAACCTGTACACCATTACAACGCGAG TTAA